ATGATGCTAAATTTATAGGAGATTCATGACTACTTGAGGACTATCTGTCCCGACTTGCATATTACTAGAGGCGAATATGATGAAGAGACACGGTATCCTGAAACTAAGACACTGACCATTGGTCAGTTCAAGATTGGAATATGCCATGGTCATCAGGTTTAAATCTTGTTATTCATTTAGTGCACTGAACAGTAATATCTTAATATAAAAGTGTTGGCAGAATTTTATGATATCCAGTTTATACTATATCTAATATTTACCATGTACTTACGGTATGGACTCAGAAAAGTATTCTTATACATGCTGACATCATTATATACAATTCTTGTTCCTTTCATTTGTCCGTGTGACTTTCTGTTTGCAAATTAATCTACTCACCTTGTGAATGTTCAACATGGTTGCTCAATTATAAACTTgttatgtttagcctatttgtagtTTGCTGAAAAGAGTATACACCTAAATATGTGTTTTACTCGATGAATAAACTGATTTGAGGATTTAGTTGTTCCATGAACAGCTTGGATCACTCTAACCTCCGATTTTAGGGGAAATATTCTGATagtgattatatattttgaaggtCATTCCAAGTGGGGATCTGGATTCATTGGCCATGCTTCAGAGGCAGCTTGACGTAGACATCCTAGTAACAGGTCACACCCATCAGTTCACAGCCTACAAACATGAAGCAGGAGTAGTCATTAACCCAGGATCTGCAACTGGGGCCTACAGTAGCATAACGTACGATGTTAATCCCAGCTTTGTTCTCATGGACATCGATGCACTCCGTGTTGTTGTCTATGTTTATGAACTTATCGACGGGGAGGTTAAGGTAGACAAGATCGATTTCAAGAAGACAACTACAACATAGTCCTTTTCTCAGATTTTATGGTTCAATAGTATATGCTCTCTGAGTCTCTGGGGATCTCTTGATGTTGTTAACCAAGTATCGAAGGTCATCATTTGCATGTTGCTGCAGTTTTGCTGTTGCAGATTTTACTTTGCAGTACACACCTAATTTCTTTTGTTGTCGATTTGTGAAGGTTGCTAAGTGTAGTCAGCTGAAGCAAATAAATTATGCTGATGGGTACTTACTGGAAATATTATGTTCACAGTTCCGTCAAAGACTTGGTTGTTTAGTTTTATATGGTTTGTTCAAGGCTAGTTCTAAGTTTCAAGTTTGTGTATGGTTTCATTTTAGGCGAGTTTTAAAGGTAACCTGATAGGCAAAGAATTGCCCAATTTGTACAAGCTAATGAACATATTATCTATCACCTTGTATTCT
This genomic window from Daucus carota subsp. sativus chromosome 7, DH1 v3.0, whole genome shotgun sequence contains:
- the LOC108193417 gene encoding vacuolar protein sorting-associated protein 29, with the protein product MVLVLALGDLHISHRAPDLPPKFKSMLVPGKIQHIICTGNLCIKEIHDYLRTICPDLHITRGEYDEETRYPETKTLTIGQFKIGICHGHQVIPSGDLDSLAMLQRQLDVDILVTGHTHQFTAYKHEAGVVINPGSATGAYSSITYDVNPSFVLMDIDALRVVVYVYELIDGEVKVDKIDFKKTTTT